The window catatattcTATAGTGTAGGGCTTGGATCAACAGAATAAGGTTGGATTAGGTCTTCTTAATAATGTTATAAGACTTTGCAGGTGGCTTAATAGATCCATGAAATTAAGTGCGTGTTAGTTGTTAATTTGGCTGTGAAAGATTGCATGAAACTGGTAATACGATCCAGTGCTGTTTCAGTAAGTTAAAATTTTGAGAtcataaagctaaaagttgatctGATATCAGGTAAGGGACTGCCAAAACTCGTAGTTTTTGTTCTAGAAAAACTGAAAGTGAAATATTAGAGAAATTTGCACTGATCACCCTTCCTACTGAAAAGGGTCTCAAAATCTCTTTGGTTTCCACTCCAAAATATAAAAGACCACCTCCCAAATTATCCTCAAAAGTTGCCGCTTCTACAAATTATCTTATCAAGAATCCACTTCCATCAGTACCAAACCTACCTGAAAATGCAGAATCCACAACTGAGGTTCCATTGCACTAGGTCAAGTACTTGAAATTTGCACATGATCTTCTTCAAGAACCTTAACCTATAACATGATTCTTAGAATTAATACAAAATCTTTATGAGAATCTGCTGATTCCAGTGAGGTTATTACCTACTGTTGAAGAGAGTACTATTGTTATAATGTAACTGTGATACATGTCCATCTGATATGTCTTCTACGATTGCAAGAATAAGTTTGCTCAAGGATACTTAGATCTTCTAGCACGGCACAGATTTAATATCTCAAAGGTCGGCTGCTGGAAATTGATATATGCTCCTCTCTAGGAATGATATTAATACTTTAATATACCATGTGCAGATGTACTGGAccacatgaaaattaaaaactggaaaataatataagaaatttCCTCTTAATTCATACAAAACTGCATTTACGTGTTGCTCAAGGTGTCGAAGCCATCACAATCTTCCCAACTGTACTGTCACTTGTAAAAATTTTAATGTGTTGGTTATGGTTCATTGTTTATCATAGCTGTCTTCTTCTGCATTTGGCCTTCTCATCGTAAATGTTGGGGGCAGTGATTTGGACATTTAGCTTCAGAAAgtattatataaacatattctcTGCTTTCTGACTCTTCCAAGTTATTGCCTGTTCATATTCTCTAATTAGCCAGAAACATTTGATAACTCTCACCTATGTTCACTACTCTCACAAAACTACTTGAAAACAACAGCAGAGCATCCGCGACTGCTGTCAAATGTGATGCGGACAACATTAAAGAAACAAATGGATGTGATGCATTCAAAACTATCTTAAATTGCAGAGATGGAAGCAAAGAAAACCAATTGCCTGATACCATGATCAAAGATGAAACTGCGGGCAGTGATCCTGAAAAATCCAGTTTACGTGCTCGCACAAGTTTATTGAGCTATTTGACAACGCCAGTCTCACGTTCTGGCAGTGTTTCTCTCCGATCAAATAGCAGCTCAGCTAGCACACAGTCTTTTGCATTCCCTGATTTAGGTTCATTGAACTACTTGAAACCAGTCTCACGTTCAGGCAGTGTTTGTCTTCGGTCAAATAGCAGCTCAGCTAGCACACAGTCTTTTGCATTTCCTGTGTAAATTTCTTTTCACCAATTATATAGAGTACATATCAATTTTAGCCCAAAGCATCCTCTGTCTAATATTTGGCTTTTGCTATTTTGCTGGCTAGCAGAATTGTATCAGATTCATACAACAGCCCAGCAAGAATGGTAAAGGCCGAAAAGCGGACGTGCTCGAGGATCCGCAGGCAATGCATAGCTTTTTTCAGGTGCTGCAAACTCTCAGGAGATGCCATCTAAGACCTTCATTTATGCTTCAAGGCTAAATCCATTCTGTTCAACAGTGGCATTGTTTTTCTAGCTACCAAGACAGAAACTACTACTAGTAGTACAAATCACAATgtctaagtttattttattttttaccgTTTGTGCATTGTAATTCCAGATGCCAGATGGTATTGTACATTTGTATTTGTATGTACACCTGATCATAATATATGATTGTTATGTTTCGTGAGGAAGAGATTGCTTGATATTAGTACTACAATCAATTTCTGTTTaatgaagtttgattttgaattttagaTGACAATAATCATgtcattaattttaatttttcataaaaaaagacTACTTGATGgtattatatttgatttctgCTTGATGAAATTTGGTTTGATTAtgttagaaaaaaataaaacaatatagTATGATTCGAtctttttcaatataaaaaaatgatattttatttattactacaaacacatattagaaaatattccgattaaataaatataactaaaattttaaaaatataaattacactaTTCCCTCCTTCCAAAATTACATATCTctttagttttataaaaaattaaataggttggtttattattagatattaattaattaattattataaatatgctctttgatgatataaattttttaattttttaaattataatccaTATAGGGAAGAAGAAACATCCCTATCGTTTCTTTACATTTTTCACCCTCAATTTTTACCCCCAATCATCTGCATCATCATTCTCCTCTGGAATCCAGTCATAACAAATACATAGTGATACAAATCTCCAGACGAATTCATGGAGCTATGGAAACGAGCTCGCACATTAGCCGAAGAGACCGCGAAGCGCTCGCACGATTTCACCGTGGAAGCTGCTCGCAAATCTCAGGCATTCACGGCGGAAGCTGCTAGGCGATCGCAGGACTTCTCTATCGGATCTTCCAAACTCGCCGACATTGTTTCCGAAGCGTCTAGAAAGGCCGATTTGATCAGAGTCGAGGCGATTAAGCGAGCTGATCAAATCAAGTCTAAGATTCCTAATGCTTCTGCTCTTTCGAAAATCGGTGTTTCGAGTCACGAGGAGGAAGAGGAGGATTTGGAGAGGTTCGGAGTTACGGAGGAGTTAACAGATTTTGTTAGGAATATCTCCGTTAGTACGTTTAAGGAGTTTCCGTTACAAGGTACTTGCATTCtgcaattttgtatttttatgttttttaatcattgaattattaatatatatttgtttaagtaCTGGAATATTAATGCAGTTTGTATAGGAAGTTTTGTTGTAATCAAGATGAATTTTGTTTAGTATGTTGAAGGAGTTTCTGTTAAGAGATACCTGCCTTGTGCAATGTcgtattaatttatatatctaaCTAATGAATAGTTGGCTTCTAAATTTAGTGGAACTGCAATGCTGTATGTTTATGATGTCAGTTCTTCGTAAATAATTATATGTGTGTTTTGATTAGTTTATGATGTGACAATGTACTCTCTTGTAATTAACTAATTATGAACAATCATGTGTTCTAGTGTGGCTTCTTGAAACTAATTGTTCAGAAATTTAGTAGCTTATGGATGGATTACTCTACATAAGCTTTTGAAGAAGCTGTGAATTTAAAGTTGTTGAAGTGTGTGACTTGGAGTAAATTTACAGAGTATCACTTTCTAGTGGAGCCACAACTAGTGTTGTCCAACAAACTAGTAATTCATTTATTCGCAGTTTGTTTACACAAATATGAAGatatagtttaatatatatgaatttacaAAGTCAATACACACTATACTGTAGTTGATTAATTATTGAAAACAGATGTTGCTACGCATGGAGAAACTTGGTTACCTCCTCTGCCTGTTCCTTTTAGTCCACTTCATCTATTGTTGTGTTTCTGATGATAAAGTTCGTCTTGTGTTAcccatacatatttttttaataatattgaaaaGCAAAATTATGTCGCAGAATTATATTGATGTTGCTCATACAAACAAAATGCAAAAAAACTCTTTTCTAGTTTGTGTTGTATGACTGTATGTACTTATTTGGAATGTTGCATTTATGTGCAGATGACACTGAAATGTCTGATATACCCACAGTCTCAAATATTCGCCAGGATCTTACAAAATGGCAAGAAGTACATGCCAAACTTGTTCTTTCTACCGTGAAGGTAAGCAGTGGGTGACGCTCCCTCTCCCGCCCTACCTATCCTACAAATTGTTTCTtgcataaatttttattagtgtTGGAGGCGGGGTAACTTTATTCTTGGTTCCTCATCTTCGAGTATACTCATTTTGCTACTTGTTAGTCTTGGTTAGTTTGCACTTTGCAGTTCTCGAAGCATAACCCATATTACACTGGTAATGAACTTGTGCAGCTGTTCTTGTCCGGAAATTTATACTTAATATTCTAGTCGATGTGTGATACAGAATCATACCCATTATAGGACCACCAACTCCATAAACAAACAAATTTACGGCCAAATCTATATGTCTAATAGCATAAAGTTTGGTTAGACACATCATTACCGGGAGGGATGCCAATTATTTCCTACCATCTTTCTGATGTACCTTCCAATGGAGATAAGGTGGCAGAGAAGTCTTCCATTTGTTAATGCTTTTGTGCTGAATTCTATTCTTTAAAATAAGAGAATAATAGCTGAAGGAGCATGCTCCAGATCATCCATATGTTACCAAACGCTTTCCAACTTTGCAGACAGTCGGACAGATGTCTTTTGCTTCAACAAAAACAACAGTCTTAGTGAAGTCAAAGAATTCACACCGTAACTCATGTCATTATCTGTATGGGTTATCCTCTGCTAGCATCTAGTCTTTTACTCtatatatgttactatgttAGCATAGTTTTTCAAGGACAGGGGTAGCAAGGTTAGGCTTATTGCTGTTCTAAATGGTAATCGTTTTTTTCCCTTGATGCTAGAGGTGGCAAATTGGACCAAGAACCAAAAATCCAAACCGGTACACTCCAAACTTTACAACATGGCCCATGATACAATCACACAATAAAAATGGATGGGGACTGGTTACACAGATTACATATTCGATTCTAAAATATGGTATAATAATATGTGATGaccatatttttaaaagaagccCTTGATAGATTCGGCCACCTGGTGGAATTGGATCTGGCATTGTTTAGTTGATGATTAGTATTACTATTTAGTCTGacttaaatttacttttttattttccgtaaatattttgaatttttttggaaGTTTAGACCTTTGTTGTGTTGATATATACATGTAGAGGATGGTGTACTCAGTTAGACTTATTACATCTTATTCAGATTCAGGTTAtgtgaaaattaatttattatctcAGTACTGAATAATCATTATTTACTCTtgcaataattaaattttaataaaattcctTGAAGTTTTATTGCCATGGGCAAAAATATGTGTGCTATTCTTTTCAGCATTCTTTtggaaaataatgaaaaatattgCTAAAAGATATACTgactatttatacttgcaaaacCTTTTAAGTAGTAGGCATTGAATTTTACGTGTTGATCTTTGcattactttttattttgagtagtcaACTTCTTTCTTAAAAAGTGAATATACCTACGGAAACTCTTATTAATATATCTTTTGGAAAGAAATGCTATCATCATTAACATAAAAAATAGTGcattttgtgtatataaacataTGATGCATGAAAGAGGACATCCACCGGGGGGGCGGGGgatgaagtttgattttttaacatataatataagtcaatataaatatacataaatattataattttgttatgtATATGATTGATCCATATGCAAAACCAAAACCATAGAAGCCATATTAAAACCAAACCCATATGTTTttcaaatttagtttttatatggTTTTGGCTTACAAACCGAACCAAAACCATATTATTGCAtcaataaacaaaccaatcACTTATATTGCCACACCTACTTGCTGCCATGTCGCTTCTGCAAATAATAATGATagcaatatctatttatattttaatgtgtGTTATGATCTCTTTTACCGTGGCCTGGTGGATGTGGTGAGGCTCAATGCACATACGAGATGAcaaaatgatactccctctgtcccatttaattctaaacgtttctttttcactactcgacacgcacttcaatgctcttataaaatatagatctataacttatttttaaaattttctttttctgaataaaaatataacattcaaacttttatttagaaaagaaaaatcttaaaaacaagttatagaactatactttacaagagcattaaagtccaTGCCGCGTTCCCGTCCCCCAATGAatataactcagggggacggagggagtagcttttagttaaaaaatcataataagAGCATCGAGAGTCCTAACAgattccctaaatatataataaaatatgtagcTTTTAGTTGTGTTTTGTGTCATATTTCCTATTATAATAACTTAGGACATCATATAGCTaagctgctggagatgctctaacattcATAATAATGCAGCCATTCAAGTCATGCTTAACGGTGCTAATCGTTCTCATTATTGTTTTGCAGGAGATCTCAAAGTTAAGGTACGAGTTATGCCCACGAGTCATGAAGGAAAGAAAGTTCTGGAGGATATACTTTATTCTTGTTAACAGTCATGTGGCTCCGTGAGTATCTCATTCTTAATGTGGATGCTATTATATATCGCCTCGAAGTTCAGTCATCTATTGCATCAACTgctaatcataattttttttctatgaAGTATCAGCACCATAGATACATTGATCATGATATAGATGAAACACAAAAGGCTATTGAGGATACTGTTTTCTGGATGAATTTCGAAAGTAAAATCTGCAATGCTGCATTGAAAGGTCCTAATCCTAATAATTGATGGTGGTGTTGATTACAAATGTTTGACTTTGCTAATATACCCGGGCTTCTATTCTGCTCCCAGATAAATttactataaattttaaataggtCCATCTTTAGTATATCTTCTGTCACTTCTTCCCTTACAGCTAGAGCATGGAATTCAGTTTAAACTGGAAGGCCTGTAACCTTTTATAATACTGTTTGCCTTTGGTTGTGATTTTCTTTTGTTCGCAAGATTATTTTTCTGAAGTACTGTTTTAAGAAAAAGGCATAAGTAATTTTCAACCTAAGCTAaaatacccccccccccccgccccgccccgccccgccccctGCGCGCGCGCGCCCCACACACGCACCAACTATGATACcagaaaatgataaataaataaaattcatgtgTTTGGTTAGGTATGAAAAGCGATATAATGAAGATGCAAGGAGGAGATCTGCTGAAGAAGTAAAAAATGACATGAAGAGTTCAGAAGTTGGAACACTTTCCAAATCAGAAACTGGGAAGACAGTCCAGAAAACTAAGAGTGTTTCCTCGGCAGCTGCAGAGCAGGACTTAGATGTATTTCTCTTGGGGGATCTTGGTGACAGTGATGATGCTCCAGGTATACTGTTTTGTATGATATTAATCACCAAATTGCTGTGTGGCTTACTTAAGCTGATTAATGAGAGTTTACACTTGAATATTTGTCCATTGAACCCTCAGTATCATACATCTGGTTAAATAACTCCATATGTTCATTAAAGATTCTCCTTCATGAATTTCAATATATGTGTATCAAATCCTCGGTATCATAATTGCCAGCCGTTAAGTCATCTTATGGGCTCATCCTGTTTTCGTCAATGATGTTGTTGCagctttgttttgtttttaaattaatatctaGGTTATGATCGGAAATATTTGATTGGGAACAAAGAACAAGACCTATTGCATATTTGTCCCAATTCACCTAATCAAGGACTGGTTTATATTAATTCTACTGATTTTGTACAATTCTTAATAGATATATCAAGGAGGCATATCTGTTGTTTGTTCCTCTATAAGTTCTACAGTAGTTATTTTTTATCAATGCTATCGGTTCTCTTTTATGTGTTTATAAATGATTATCTGACCTCTAATTCAAGCTTCATGAATGATCTTCTCCTTCTTTCTTAGACGGTAAAGATGAAGGATTCGATGACGATGACGACTTTGACAAGCTATAATACGgtaagaaaaagaaattaaatatttttcttttacatgTACACTCGGGCACTACTTCCAATCCGTCTTCTCAACGTACTACAGACAATTCATGTTGTGCTGGGCCAGCATGTATTGTTGGTAATTGGACTTTGGCTTATATTGTTTTCACTTTTAGTAGCCCAATATCTATCTATGCTCAAATTTCCCTTGGTCCATTCCCTTAAAAGTTTTTTTGGAATGAACACTTTTAAAGAGTGCGACAGGAAATAGGTTGGTACTGGAATATATCTGTTTAAGCTTGTACTATTAGAATGTAATGGAACTTCGTGAATGGAAGTGGTGAAATAGGTTTTCGATATATAATGAAAAATTCATATATGTCTAGCCTGTAGTTATATCTAATAACCTTGTTCTGACCTGTTAAAACAGAATTCAACTTTACAAATTTTACTGGGTAAAAATTATGCCCACTTTGAGCAACTTAATCGATACAATGACGTGGTTGCTCGTGGCTGAGGGCGATGGTAAATATGGTTTTGTAGAGGCATGGTTATAGCTTGTACATTTTGATATGTTATAACCTGATTTGACATAAAAGTGGTAAGTCTTAAATGCTGgataatatgatttgatattcagctttataattattatatatctgATTAGAAAACAGGGCAAGTAAATAGCTTCAAACTAGACCCTATGATGTGAATTTTTGCAGTTTCTAAACTCAAGTTTAAAACAAATTGAAGTTAAGACTGCACTGTCATGTGTTAACGCCAATGTAAAAGGCTGATTTAGATTTATGTACCTAAAATCTTATTGATGACTGATTGAGATGAAAATTTGGTCATCAGTTAATTATGTGCAGGTAGATGCAGGTAGATGCAAATTTAGATGGAGAGTCACACAAGTGACTGCACAAGGTAAAGCCAATGTTGCACATAGAAACAAGGGAGCTATATAGTTCTCTGAGACTGGGAAAACATATTACATACCTCGAGTAATTTCCAATTTGTAATACAAtgttatcatatattttagctTATtaattgggttaattatcaactagGTCACTTTTTACACCAGAAAATATCAAGTGGGTCACTcggaaatttttggtctcatttgaatcattaaagtcaaaaaaaatatcaaatagatacctctAATATTTTTTCGAGAggtaaactttatttttcattgagttcCACACATTTTTCTTGGTTTTTAGTATAAGAAAATGAAAAGCTATGAatttagtatttatgataatatatttagattttaagaaatttatttattatttatttgatataaattaaacaaaataattttaaaattaaaaataaatagtaaataaattttttaaaatctgaatatattatcataaatactagaattcataatCTTTAATTTGATTATACTAACAACCAAGAAAAACGTGAGCAACTCAATGGAAAATAAAGTTTACTTttcgaaaaaaatattagaggtatctatttgaaattttttatgactttagtgattcaaatgagaccaaaaatttccgAGTGATTCACTTGATATTTTCTAGGGTAAAAAGTGACctaattgataattaaccccttaTTAATTAGTTAAGGTTTGTTGCATCAATTAaattagttctaatttttgtttgTATAATAATTATAGATTAGTTTGGTAGTTATGTTTATGTGTAGAAGTCATCACTCGGGCATTTTCGGATGAGTCTGAAGTTCTATTAAAAAATAGGTGTTCTTGTAGAGTAATAGTTGTTGATTAACCTTCTCTAACAGCTAATTGGTATGTGTTGTTAGTTGTCATGGTAGAATTTTTGTATCTTGTAACTAGGCACCAGCTTATTTTTGACCAGCTGGTAGATTCTATATTAAGAAACTTACAAACTTAAGCAATAAGCAGCTTAGTTTAAAATGCAAGACTGTTGCAAATATGGTAATTACTACTACTAGTTTCTTGCgttctatcaacttatttaTAAAGACACGCCGAGTACTACGTCAATAAGTTAGTTAACAATCCAGTATCCGGTAACGTAATTGATTAGTAAGTATTTTCTATTTACTGGGCATTGTCATGAGACTCATGACATACTAATATTTAACATAGACTTAAACTAATAGTACTCATTTTGTCCATCTTGAAATTATTATCcatgttttaataaatatcaggtaaattaaatattaactataaacaatacaattttttatattaattaaacgGGAATGAATAAAAGATAGATTTTAGATTGTGAATAAATTGAGGAGAATGAAAGGATAATAATCTATATGTAAGTTAGTTGATACTTAAACCATGatataaagataaaataatattaaactttatcaaataatttatttgttatctTTAGTGACTcgtgtatttttttaatatattaagcattttatattgtatatgtatcatgtactccctccgtcccactcatttctatacagtttcctttttgggacgtcccatcatttctatacattccaaatatagtaactttttataatataaaacactactacacccactacattcttccactatctccattctataataatataaacactattacacccactattttcccccactatctcaaatctatcattaaatataaatgtgtcccaccactttactcacttttcatctcaatttactcattttttatactttttcttggtctccgtgttcAAACCAAACGTATATAAtctaccgggacggagggagtagtattttacTAGCAAGAGTTTTAGgagaatttgaaatttgaaggagaatttgaaatttgaagtgATCAACCACACGTGTGTGTTTTTGGACCGTTGACAAAACAACAAGTATTACACGAAAATGCCCATTGACCAGCCAGCCAAGCTCCCTCTCAGCAGAGGGTTTGGGGGGAAAtaggggtgtaaatgagccgagccgaactctagagtgttcgtgtatcgtttgttaaaatattagcgaactcgagctcgagcttggatcgagccaaaaatattgtttgaggatCGACTCATTAAGAAATAGCGTTGTTCACGAACGGCTCACGAACCGCTCATGAGCTGTCTCGCGAGTTTTTGCTCACGAACCGCTCATTGACTTACGTTCATGAACATGCTCACGAATTTTGCTCATCaaccgctcattaattttgttcacgagcttgttcaataaactttgctaacgagCTAACTTatactcataaattatttacgagcttgttcgtgagcgtaagttatgctctaattaaaataaataaattaaaatgctaacaatattttaatttatgctctGAGGAATCataattcatattaaattattcatgAATGAAACTCCCACATCCACGAGCCATGTTTACGAGTCAGGTTGACGAATTATGTTCACGGGCCGAGTCCACGAACCATGTTCACGAACTACGCTCACGAGCCAAGTTAACGAACCAtgttcacgaactcataattcgGACTTGTTCAcgaactatcgagtcgaactctactgtgctcaagttcagctcgtttataaaatgaacc of the Daucus carota subsp. sativus chromosome 4, DH1 v3.0, whole genome shotgun sequence genome contains:
- the LOC108216643 gene encoding uncharacterized protein LOC108216643 is translated as MELWKRARTLAEETAKRSHDFTVEAARKSQAFTAEAARRSQDFSIGSSKLADIVSEASRKADLIRVEAIKRADQIKSKIPNASALSKIGVSSHEEEEEDLERFGVTEELTDFVRNISVSTFKEFPLQDDTEMSDIPTVSNIRQDLTKWQEVHAKLVLSTVKEISKLRYELCPRVMKERKFWRIYFILVNSHVAPYEKRYNEDARRRSAEEVKNDMKSSEVGTLSKSETGKTVQKTKSVSSAAAEQDLDVFLLGDLGDSDDAPDGKDEGFDDDDDFDKL